One genomic window of Sphingobacterium oryzagri includes the following:
- a CDS encoding HD domain-containing protein, which translates to MDYAGKLKEIDFFVQDYVENYRNPLLYFHTIQHIESVLAGINDIGNFYRLDEEAYFILKAAAYFHDLYYMAHGPANHKENSARMAKNFLLEEGIPLSVIDEVVNCIRTTQSKRQTKNDLQAIFCDADLYHLSGTSFEKHHLDRLEEIKNLRKIDIDERLWIAISLKVLDQHQFHTDYGRCELDKGKQINIKILEKKLSYLRT; encoded by the coding sequence ATGGACTACGCAGGCAAACTGAAAGAAATTGATTTTTTTGTACAAGATTACGTGGAGAATTATCGTAATCCCCTACTTTATTTTCATACAATCCAGCATATCGAGTCGGTGCTAGCTGGTATAAACGACATCGGAAACTTTTATCGATTGGACGAGGAGGCATATTTCATATTAAAAGCTGCCGCATATTTTCACGATCTCTATTATATGGCGCATGGGCCAGCGAATCATAAAGAAAACAGCGCGAGAATGGCAAAAAACTTTTTACTGGAAGAGGGAATACCGCTATCGGTAATAGACGAGGTGGTAAATTGTATCCGGACGACACAAAGCAAACGGCAAACAAAAAATGATTTGCAGGCTATTTTTTGTGATGCGGACTTGTATCACCTTAGCGGAACTTCGTTTGAAAAGCATCATCTTGATCGGTTGGAAGAGATTAAAAATCTGCGAAAAATTGATATAGATGAAAGGCTGTGGATTGCGATTTCCCTAAAGGTGCTGGATCAGCATCAATTTCATACGGATTATGGCAGGTGTGAATTGGATAAGGGGAAACAGATAAATATAAAAATTCTCGAAAAAAAGCTTTCTTATTTAAGAACCTAA
- a CDS encoding DUF4134 family protein: MPFRTRMRNSNGVKPVLTSILLFFPVLLLGQPGLSEFYGVSSEVGRWYYALSDFVLVFGAIAGILGGLRIYANWQSGRHHHIDAQVMGWLFSCLFLTLVSAFLKALYGI; encoded by the coding sequence GTGCCATTCCGTACTAGGATGCGGAACAGCAATGGCGTTAAACCAGTTCTAACGAGCATTCTCCTTTTTTTTCCTGTGCTGCTTCTCGGGCAACCAGGACTTTCTGAATTTTACGGCGTCAGCTCGGAAGTTGGACGCTGGTACTATGCGCTTTCGGACTTTGTGCTGGTATTTGGCGCCATAGCCGGCATACTTGGCGGACTGCGCATCTATGCAAACTGGCAGAGCGGCCGGCATCATCATATCGATGCACAGGTGATGGGCTGGCTGTTTTCCTGCCTCTTTCTGACCTTGGTCAGCGCTTTTCTAAAGGCCCTTTACGGCATTTAA
- a CDS encoding DUF4133 domain-containing protein gives MRRYAIYKGLERPLVYRGFKGKFIAWGIGSLVLGLVGGGLLGALSSMYLGAVVTLAIIAGGLTFTFQRQKGGLHVKMRSTALFVHQAKLKHYGKTTSRNL, from the coding sequence ATGCGCAGATATGCAATTTACAAGGGGCTCGAACGGCCCCTTGTTTACCGCGGCTTTAAAGGCAAGTTCATCGCTTGGGGGATCGGATCACTGGTGCTCGGACTGGTAGGCGGAGGCCTGCTTGGCGCGCTCAGCAGCATGTACCTTGGCGCCGTGGTGACGCTCGCCATTATCGCAGGCGGACTGACCTTTACCTTTCAGCGTCAGAAAGGTGGCCTGCATGTTAAAATGCGCAGTACAGCGCTATTTGTTCACCAAGCTAAGCTGAAACACTATGGCAAAACAACATCGCGAAACCTTTAA
- a CDS encoding TraG family conjugative transposon ATPase: protein MAKQHRETFKLPYIGMEKHGSHRLLYGEKGEFSVLLQMRNLAMQHGADQEPYTAYHQLLLNLIKILGEGHIIQKQDVFSRRKYEAPQAAEFLQQRYNAHFQGRAYTDLSTYLIITKQIKKGRFYVYSPKALLDFTQQVDKVIDLLEGAGLDPKPLDERAINQYVSRMLAMDFSSDKIVLDNIRAGDRNLLVGDRALRSISLVDTDTIDLPEDAATHGTRQEGGNLRNFPEDNFSFLHEVPDYHCLIYNQLVEIPAQQLTLNKLQLKRKRHSGVPDPANLICVEDIDQLLVDVSRENQLLVHAHFNMLICADSDKIAKAGNYIEAALFQQGIIPSRNAYNQMELFRTCLPGNGVELKTYDWFLTTSDAAICFFFKEYLQKDEQSDFLIRFTDRQGIPVGIDPSDLPMRTGRTNNRSRFTLGPSGSGKSFYMNALVEQYCLYNMDVVIVDTGDSYSGLCSYYGGKYITYTEEKPISMNPFSISQKEYNLEKKDFLKTLIALLWKGPDGQLSQIEDTVLSNVLSSYYYAYFWSDGSNDSARPSVLNFDSFYSYSVDRISEITAQEGITFDLDEYRYVLRKFHTGGEFGTVLNEQADASLFSEPFIVFEIDNVKENKVLFPIVTLIIMDVFLQKMRHRRDQRKALIIEEAWKAIASPLMAGYILYLYKTVRKFWGEVIVVTQELGDILGNPVVKDSILANSDTICLLDQSKFRENYDAIAKLLSITDTERRKIFTINQLDNKEGRGRFKEVYIRRGSTGEVYGVEVSLEQYLTYTTEKPEKNAVLTYVEVYKNYQQALEVFVQDMKASSLSIGDFVKKINALGTPLSSADVIH, encoded by the coding sequence ATGGCAAAACAACATCGCGAAACCTTTAAGTTACCCTACATCGGTATGGAAAAGCACGGGAGCCATAGGCTACTCTACGGAGAGAAAGGAGAGTTTTCGGTGCTGCTGCAGATGCGTAACCTCGCCATGCAGCATGGCGCCGATCAGGAGCCTTACACGGCTTATCACCAGCTGCTGCTCAACCTAATCAAGATTCTGGGGGAAGGACACATCATTCAAAAGCAGGATGTGTTCTCGCGCCGGAAATATGAGGCGCCCCAAGCCGCTGAATTTCTTCAGCAGCGGTATAATGCGCATTTTCAGGGGCGAGCCTACACCGATCTCTCGACCTATCTCATCATTACCAAACAGATTAAAAAGGGTCGCTTTTATGTCTACAGTCCGAAGGCTTTGCTCGATTTTACCCAGCAGGTGGATAAGGTGATCGATCTGCTGGAAGGGGCAGGTCTAGATCCTAAGCCACTTGATGAACGAGCAATCAATCAATACGTGAGCCGAATGCTGGCGATGGATTTTAGTTCGGATAAGATTGTACTGGATAATATCCGTGCAGGCGATAGAAATCTGCTCGTTGGCGACCGCGCACTGCGCAGCATAAGCCTTGTGGACACGGACACTATCGATCTGCCCGAGGATGCCGCTACACATGGTACTAGACAGGAAGGCGGCAACCTGCGTAACTTTCCGGAGGATAACTTTTCCTTTCTTCACGAGGTGCCGGATTATCATTGCCTGATTTATAACCAGCTGGTGGAGATCCCTGCTCAGCAACTCACTTTGAACAAGCTTCAACTCAAACGTAAGCGTCATTCGGGGGTGCCTGATCCAGCAAATCTGATCTGTGTGGAAGATATTGATCAACTACTGGTGGATGTATCGCGAGAGAATCAGCTGTTGGTGCATGCGCATTTTAATATGCTGATCTGCGCCGATTCGGATAAGATTGCTAAAGCGGGAAACTACATAGAGGCGGCACTTTTCCAGCAGGGAATCATCCCTTCCCGAAATGCTTATAACCAGATGGAGCTTTTTCGTACCTGCCTGCCGGGAAACGGTGTGGAATTGAAAACCTATGACTGGTTTCTGACAACCTCCGATGCAGCGATCTGTTTCTTTTTTAAGGAATACCTGCAAAAGGATGAGCAGTCAGATTTCCTTATTCGCTTTACCGATAGGCAAGGCATTCCCGTTGGCATCGATCCTTCGGATCTGCCCATGCGGACAGGACGAACAAACAACCGCTCCCGCTTTACGCTCGGTCCCAGTGGGAGCGGAAAGTCATTTTACATGAACGCGCTGGTGGAGCAGTATTGCCTGTACAACATGGACGTGGTAATCGTGGATACGGGAGATAGTTATTCCGGACTTTGCAGCTACTATGGTGGAAAGTACATCACCTATACAGAGGAGAAGCCTATCTCGATGAATCCCTTTTCGATTTCGCAAAAGGAGTATAACCTAGAAAAGAAGGATTTCCTGAAGACGCTGATTGCTTTGCTTTGGAAAGGACCTGATGGGCAGCTAAGCCAGATTGAGGATACCGTGCTTTCCAATGTACTTTCTTCCTACTATTATGCTTATTTCTGGTCGGATGGTAGCAACGATTCAGCTAGGCCGAGCGTGTTAAACTTTGATTCCTTTTACAGCTACTCGGTGGATCGGATCAGCGAGATTACGGCGCAAGAAGGCATCACCTTTGATCTAGACGAGTACCGCTATGTGCTGCGTAAGTTCCACACCGGAGGTGAGTTTGGAACGGTGCTCAACGAGCAGGCAGATGCCTCGCTTTTTTCTGAACCTTTTATTGTCTTTGAGATAGATAACGTAAAGGAAAATAAGGTGTTATTTCCAATCGTCACGCTGATTATTATGGACGTTTTTCTGCAAAAGATGCGACACCGCCGTGACCAGCGCAAAGCCCTTATCATCGAAGAAGCCTGGAAAGCTATTGCCAGTCCACTGATGGCAGGCTACATTTTGTACCTCTATAAAACGGTGCGAAAGTTCTGGGGCGAGGTGATCGTAGTGACCCAAGAGCTGGGCGACATCCTAGGTAATCCGGTGGTTAAGGACAGTATTCTTGCCAACTCGGATACGATATGCCTGCTGGATCAGTCCAAGTTCCGCGAGAACTACGATGCCATAGCCAAGCTGCTTTCTATTACCGATACGGAGCGCAGAAAGATCTTTACGATAAATCAGCTGGACAACAAGGAGGGACGAGGACGATTCAAGGAGGTTTATATCCGACGCGGATCCACGGGTGAAGTTTATGGCGTGGAGGTATCCCTTGAGCAGTACCTGACCTACACAACAGAGAAGCCGGAGAAGAATGCCGTGCTGACCTACGTGGAGGTGTATAAAAACTACCAGCAAGCACTTGAAGTATTTGTGCAGGATATGAAAGCTAGCTCCTTATCAATCGGTGATTTTGTGAAGAAAATCAATGCGCTCGGAACTCCGCTTTCCAGTGCCGATGTAATCCATTAA
- a CDS encoding LytR/AlgR family response regulator transcription factor: protein MIRVLIIEDEILNTRRLQSMLRTIDPDVTFVDELQTVHDSIAWLKTNPMPDLIFMDIRLTDGLSFEIFDHVVVKAPVIFVTAYEEYALKAFDVRGVDYLLKPVGMERLSESYKRVTARNTSFVDVALMQDIKSMLTERKTYRSRFLIAQADKYFVVPAAHIAYFSFEERYTLLVTQNSETFIISQSLNTLEEELNPAHFFRISRKYIVSLKAIDKIHQYFNGQLKVEFRPEIAGGVIVSKVKSKRLKSWLSESGDDA, encoded by the coding sequence ATGATACGAGTACTAATTATCGAGGATGAGATACTCAACACGCGACGACTTCAAAGCATGTTACGTACGATCGATCCTGACGTAACGTTTGTAGACGAATTACAAACGGTACATGACAGTATCGCCTGGCTAAAAACTAATCCGATGCCGGATCTGATATTTATGGATATTAGATTAACAGATGGTTTAAGCTTCGAAATATTCGACCATGTCGTCGTAAAAGCGCCGGTCATATTTGTGACAGCATATGAAGAGTATGCTTTGAAAGCCTTTGATGTGCGAGGCGTAGACTACCTGTTGAAGCCCGTCGGCATGGAAAGATTGTCGGAAAGTTATAAAAGAGTAACAGCAAGAAATACAAGTTTTGTTGATGTTGCTTTGATGCAAGATATTAAAAGTATGCTGACCGAGCGGAAAACATATCGATCAAGATTTCTGATAGCACAAGCAGATAAATATTTTGTGGTGCCGGCAGCCCATATTGCTTATTTCAGTTTTGAAGAGCGCTATACCTTATTAGTCACGCAAAATAGCGAAACGTTTATCATTAGCCAATCGCTCAATACGCTGGAAGAAGAGCTCAATCCAGCGCATTTTTTTAGAATTAGCCGCAAGTATATTGTGTCGCTCAAAGCTATCGACAAAATTCATCAATACTTCAATGGCCAGCTGAAGGTTGAGTTTCGCCCGGAAATAGCCGGCGGCGTGATTGTCAGCAAAGTAAAGTCCAAGCGGCTCAAATCCTGGCTTAGCGAATCTGGCGATGACGCATAG
- a CDS encoding tannase/feruloyl esterase family alpha/beta hydrolase — MNSIKLTLILVAALSFTLESKAQSDDGTMMVAPVYKESHPVCNCSELADLKMANVVIQSASVDKKNNSCNVIALVNHPPSDDQVTIYVGLPLNGWNGRFMGTGGGGYSGGSVANLQRPLSQGFAAAATDTGHPGSDGNFVYDAKKDRLDWQQVRNNAYLGIHDMTVIGKKLVKAFYGKEAKYAYFVGGSTGGRQGLSEAQRFPKDYNGIVAFYPAINWQRFIVAELWPQVVMNEAKNYILPAKLTFITQLIVAKYGQQDAVIADPLNIQFDFDFLIGKGDGDLRITALDVDVVKAIYQGPRDHTGNSLWFGLQPGADLTALAGTKNTTPYNRPFSVADEYVKYFLFQDPNWQVANLDRKAFELIWNQSIEQYGEVFGTDNPDLSSFKDHGGKIIIAHGLNDQLIFPEGTIDYYKRVIRQMGGIKNVLDFSRLYLLPGLDHSFSGPGAKPVDQVAVIVDWVENGKAPKEIIVVPDANTANIGTTKIQYYQ; from the coding sequence ATGAACTCTATAAAATTGACGCTCATTCTAGTCGCTGCGTTGAGCTTTACTCTCGAGAGTAAGGCTCAATCTGATGATGGGACGATGATGGTTGCACCTGTTTACAAAGAATCTCACCCAGTTTGCAATTGCAGTGAGCTGGCAGATTTAAAGATGGCGAATGTAGTCATCCAGTCTGCATCTGTAGATAAAAAAAACAATTCGTGTAACGTAATTGCGCTGGTTAACCATCCTCCATCGGATGACCAAGTAACCATCTACGTGGGGTTACCATTAAACGGTTGGAACGGTAGATTTATGGGAACTGGCGGTGGCGGCTATTCCGGCGGAAGCGTGGCTAATTTACAGCGCCCGCTATCGCAGGGCTTTGCCGCCGCCGCCACCGATACGGGACACCCTGGATCGGACGGGAATTTTGTATATGATGCAAAAAAGGATCGATTGGACTGGCAGCAAGTGAGAAACAATGCTTACCTCGGAATTCACGATATGACCGTAATTGGGAAAAAATTGGTGAAAGCATTTTACGGTAAAGAAGCGAAATATGCGTACTTCGTGGGCGGGTCTACAGGAGGCAGACAAGGCCTTAGCGAAGCACAACGTTTTCCGAAAGATTATAACGGCATTGTTGCGTTTTATCCTGCAATCAACTGGCAACGATTTATAGTAGCCGAGCTATGGCCGCAGGTAGTCATGAATGAAGCCAAAAACTACATCTTGCCAGCTAAACTTACGTTCATCACGCAATTAATTGTAGCTAAATATGGGCAGCAGGATGCCGTAATCGCTGATCCGTTAAACATACAATTTGATTTTGATTTTCTAATCGGCAAAGGAGATGGCGATCTACGCATAACAGCGTTAGATGTGGATGTTGTGAAAGCTATTTATCAAGGTCCGCGCGACCATACTGGAAATTCGTTATGGTTTGGCTTGCAACCCGGCGCAGATCTTACCGCGCTGGCTGGAACAAAAAACACAACACCTTACAACAGGCCTTTTTCAGTGGCCGATGAATATGTGAAATACTTTTTGTTTCAAGACCCGAATTGGCAGGTTGCCAATTTAGATAGAAAGGCGTTTGAACTTATCTGGAATCAGTCGATTGAGCAATATGGCGAAGTTTTTGGAACGGATAATCCGGATTTAAGTTCGTTTAAGGATCATGGTGGAAAAATCATCATTGCCCACGGACTCAACGATCAGTTAATTTTTCCAGAGGGAACTATTGATTACTATAAACGGGTTATTCGGCAAATGGGCGGGATAAAAAATGTATTGGATTTTTCTAGACTTTATTTACTTCCAGGATTAGACCATAGTTTTAGTGGTCCGGGCGCAAAACCTGTAGATCAGGTAGCCGTGATTGTTGACTGGGTGGAAAACGGTAAAGCTCCGAAAGAAATCATCGTGGTACCCGACGCAAATACCGCGAATATCGGAACCACAAAAATTCAATATTACCAATAG
- a CDS encoding cation:proton antiporter, with product MSLLSFMDAMPVLQVQSVPDSFNDSFNFLQGNGIYEEGMMHFLKQMKSTIWTHYDAFTSDAQALSAIFMLIFFSIRAYEMMAGDKQLEIMPLLRPFGLIMVILWWPTFTRVVAYPTDIVAAKTEAMFDGSQTEINNLRLQRAKLMADLSNQIMTVQAEAETAKTEADTWYENAWESVQSSVKEGFASVWNPIVEMRNRLQAGFQLMMTSLVETLAIWLLRICVYVIFIIQIIFSTILIILGPFAVAASILPAFRDSFSTWIARFVSVNLYSGVAYLVMYIASLFQHYAMEAEISRYQVLVGTDGADLEKIAWFLGNGLLSFGIVIVTFVIGALTMLTVPSISTWIVSTSGISSAASTMGRHAPMMSGLAGTHAKQKIMTLAALHGFTLPVEDPVVKFLIELVIILFIPILLNKIKVPHLLGLIIAGAVVGPNGFNILLRDSSIVVIGTTGLLYIMFLAGLEIDMGDFKKNKWKSITFSLYTFAIPFILGLIGGYYILHFSLLTTILFASLFSSHTLIAYPLVSSLGVAKKISVNITVGGTMITDVLSLMVLAAVVGMAQGDVGAVFWLKLAVSVLAFALVVLFFFPIIARWFFKTIQDKISQYIFVVVMIYLGALLAELAGVEAIIGAFFAGLALNRLIPHTSPLMNRIEFVGNAIFIPFFLISVGMLIDVRAFISSWETLGVAGVMLIASIGGKYAAAWFTQRTFRFSKQEGQLIFGMSVASAAATLAAVMVGYNIILGESANGEPIRLLNEHVLNGSILLILISCTISSFVSMSSARKIAEADNEQTVAGERGDGESILMPINNEEMTQKMVNLGLLIKRKEINGALYVMNIINEETNESSQKNAEKILDSAVKMGAAADTLIEPIKRYDNSVVSGINNVVKEREITDLIIGLQRDKGFTPSFTYNLYNGYLKNEHINLVLYHAVQPLSTVKSYVVLIPPHADQSPGFFYALLRVWNIAKNSGAIMHFYATERMMNLLNSILAKSAIEAKISTFSTWEEAQKQADKLDKDQGLIIIMADRNMFSYASPMHAVPDYLNKKNVDNNYILIYPFSRQKETTLATRSVNNMDDFATIGKLIAKVFK from the coding sequence ATGAGTTTATTATCATTTATGGACGCAATGCCCGTATTACAAGTGCAGTCTGTGCCCGATTCCTTTAATGATTCTTTTAATTTCTTGCAGGGAAACGGAATCTACGAGGAGGGGATGATGCACTTTTTAAAGCAGATGAAAAGCACGATCTGGACGCATTACGATGCCTTTACCAGCGATGCGCAAGCGCTCAGCGCAATCTTTATGCTGATCTTCTTTTCTATCAGGGCCTATGAAATGATGGCTGGAGACAAGCAACTGGAGATTATGCCGCTGCTGCGCCCATTTGGACTAATCATGGTGATCCTCTGGTGGCCAACCTTTACGCGTGTTGTGGCTTATCCAACAGATATTGTTGCGGCTAAGACCGAAGCGATGTTCGATGGTAGTCAGACGGAGATCAACAACCTTCGTTTGCAGCGCGCAAAACTCATGGCGGATCTTTCCAATCAGATAATGACGGTGCAGGCAGAAGCCGAGACGGCAAAGACGGAGGCGGATACGTGGTATGAAAATGCCTGGGAATCGGTGCAGTCTAGCGTCAAGGAAGGCTTTGCTTCGGTCTGGAACCCGATCGTGGAGATGCGAAACCGCCTTCAAGCGGGCTTTCAGTTAATGATGACTTCACTTGTCGAGACGTTGGCCATTTGGCTGCTGCGGATTTGCGTGTATGTGATCTTTATAATCCAGATCATCTTCTCAACGATCCTGATTATTCTTGGGCCTTTTGCCGTGGCTGCAAGTATCCTGCCGGCATTCCGTGATTCTTTCTCCACATGGATTGCCCGCTTCGTCTCGGTGAACCTGTATTCGGGCGTTGCCTATCTTGTGATGTATATCGCTTCGCTTTTTCAACATTATGCGATGGAAGCGGAAATCAGTCGCTATCAGGTGCTGGTCGGTACGGATGGTGCGGATCTGGAAAAGATTGCTTGGTTCCTTGGTAATGGCCTGCTCTCCTTCGGTATTGTGATCGTCACCTTTGTTATCGGCGCGCTGACCATGCTTACCGTACCCAGCATCTCTACATGGATTGTCTCGACTTCGGGTATATCTTCCGCGGCTTCTACGATGGGACGCCATGCGCCAATGATGAGCGGTTTGGCAGGAACTCACGCCAAACAAAAAATAATGACATTAGCAGCACTTCATGGGTTCACGCTTCCAGTTGAAGACCCCGTAGTTAAATTTTTGATTGAGCTCGTTATCATTCTCTTTATTCCCATCTTATTAAATAAAATTAAAGTACCCCATCTGCTCGGTCTAATCATTGCAGGCGCGGTAGTAGGGCCAAACGGTTTTAATATTTTGCTGCGTGACAGCAGTATTGTCGTAATCGGCACGACAGGTCTGCTCTACATTATGTTTTTAGCTGGGTTGGAAATTGATATGGGTGATTTTAAAAAGAACAAATGGAAAAGCATTACTTTTTCGCTCTATACATTTGCCATACCCTTTATACTTGGACTAATTGGTGGATATTACATCCTTCACTTTTCCTTACTCACCACGATATTGTTCGCTAGTCTTTTTTCTTCGCACACGCTCATCGCCTATCCGTTGGTGAGCAGCTTAGGCGTTGCAAAGAAAATTTCTGTTAATATCACCGTCGGTGGCACCATGATTACCGATGTACTCTCGTTGATGGTGCTTGCGGCCGTAGTTGGGATGGCGCAAGGTGATGTTGGGGCTGTTTTCTGGTTGAAATTAGCTGTTTCTGTGCTTGCTTTTGCATTGGTGGTTTTGTTTTTCTTCCCCATAATCGCCCGTTGGTTTTTTAAAACTATTCAAGATAAGATATCGCAGTACATTTTTGTGGTGGTCATGATTTATCTGGGTGCACTTTTGGCGGAGTTAGCGGGTGTCGAAGCCATCATCGGGGCATTTTTCGCTGGCCTCGCCCTTAATCGTTTAATTCCGCATACGTCGCCCTTGATGAATCGTATCGAGTTTGTCGGCAATGCCATCTTTATTCCTTTTTTCCTGATCAGCGTAGGTATGTTGATCGACGTGCGTGCATTTATCAGCAGCTGGGAAACCCTGGGTGTGGCTGGCGTTATGCTTATCGCATCTATCGGCGGCAAATACGCTGCCGCCTGGTTTACACAGCGCACCTTTCGTTTCAGCAAACAGGAGGGACAACTTATCTTCGGGATGAGTGTCGCTTCAGCAGCAGCAACTTTAGCGGCTGTGATGGTTGGGTATAACATTATTTTAGGAGAATCGGCCAACGGCGAACCTATCCGTCTTTTAAATGAGCACGTATTAAATGGAAGTATCTTACTTATACTGATATCCTGTACGATATCGTCGTTTGTTTCCATGTCCAGCGCGCGAAAAATAGCCGAGGCAGACAATGAACAGACGGTTGCCGGGGAGCGTGGTGATGGCGAAAGCATCCTGATGCCTATCAACAACGAAGAAATGACACAAAAGATGGTCAATTTAGGTTTGCTCATCAAGCGTAAAGAAATTAATGGCGCGTTGTATGTCATGAATATCATTAACGAAGAAACGAACGAATCTTCCCAAAAAAATGCCGAGAAGATACTGGATAGCGCCGTAAAAATGGGCGCCGCAGCTGATACCCTCATCGAACCCATTAAACGTTATGATAATAGCGTGGTTTCCGGTATAAATAATGTTGTTAAAGAACGCGAAATCACCGACCTGATCATCGGTTTGCAGCGCGATAAAGGATTTACACCGTCCTTTACATACAATTTATACAACGGATATTTAAAAAACGAACATATTAATTTGGTGCTCTACCACGCTGTACAGCCCTTATCAACCGTCAAAAGCTACGTAGTGCTCATTCCTCCGCATGCAGATCAGTCTCCCGGATTTTTTTACGCCTTGTTACGCGTTTGGAACATAGCGAAGAACTCAGGCGCTATTATGCATTTTTACGCCACCGAGCGTATGATGAATTTGCTGAATAGCATTTTGGCTAAATCAGCAATTGAAGCCAAGATATCCACGTTTAGCACCTGGGAAGAGGCACAAAAGCAAGCCGATAAGCTTGATAAAGATCAAGGACTGATTATCATAATGGCTGATAGAAATATGTTTTCATACGCGTCACCGATGCATGCCGTGCCAGACTACCTGAACAAAAAAAATGTGGACAATAATTACATCTTGATTTATCCGTTTTCAAGGCAAAAAGAAACGACGCTGGCCACACGATCTGTAAACAATATGGATGATTTTGCAACCATCGGAAAACTCATTGCTAAGGTTTTTAAGTAG
- a CDS encoding DUF4134 domain-containing protein encodes MTVKTRKLFATAMAVMVASESLLAQTGGGTTGINAATSSLTSYIDPVSTLTLAIGAVVGIIGGVRVYIKWNSGDQDINKELMGWGGSCLFLVLVSVVIKAFFGV; translated from the coding sequence ATGACAGTAAAGACCAGAAAACTGTTTGCTACCGCTATGGCGGTAATGGTTGCATCCGAGTCGCTACTTGCCCAGACAGGCGGCGGAACAACGGGGATCAACGCGGCAACCTCCTCGCTGACCAGTTACATCGATCCGGTATCGACCCTGACCCTTGCCATTGGCGCCGTGGTGGGAATCATCGGCGGGGTGCGCGTGTACATCAAGTGGAACTCGGGCGATCAGGACATCAACAAGGAGCTTATGGGCTGGGGCGGTTCCTGTCTTTTCTTGGTGCTCGTATCCGTGGTCATCAAGGCCTTTTTCGGCGTTTAG
- a CDS encoding sensor histidine kinase, protein MRLSNYNRVRLYGYPSFAVLLYLVLVLLNPYDTTLQSWRVYMVLDFALEFFYCFVLATIFLETGIQITRVLNRFYPWQDRIKRRIAVQLVLHIGMVYLLLTIFSKIHFPAHFGYNELLLRQAIILGVIVSILCTVIFTTEHLFYRWNFAKFQSLQLKNLNTQARLDALNLQLDPHFLFNNLSTVNALIEDSPHLAIEYVSRLSTIYRYILSAKRRSMVPLEEELAFIHHYLFLYKIRYGDAIQVSFETHADAESVGLPPLTLQLLIENAIKHNTFSLLAPLHLRVLFPDRESVVIENSVKAKLHPEGGEKMGLSNIMERYQLLNLPAPLITNDGMLFQVKLTLSYEINQQH, encoded by the coding sequence ATGCGGTTGTCTAATTATAATCGTGTCCGATTGTACGGTTATCCCAGTTTTGCTGTTCTGCTCTATCTGGTGCTGGTGCTTCTCAATCCATACGATACTACGCTGCAAAGTTGGCGTGTATACATGGTGCTAGATTTTGCGCTGGAATTTTTCTACTGCTTCGTGTTAGCCACCATATTTCTCGAAACCGGAATACAGATAACGCGGGTTTTAAATCGGTTTTATCCCTGGCAGGATCGCATCAAACGACGAATAGCTGTGCAGCTCGTTTTACACATAGGTATGGTCTATCTTTTGCTGACAATCTTTTCCAAAATTCATTTTCCTGCGCATTTTGGCTATAATGAATTGTTACTACGGCAGGCCATTATTTTAGGCGTCATCGTAAGTATATTATGCACAGTGATTTTTACGACAGAACATTTGTTTTATCGGTGGAACTTCGCTAAGTTTCAGTCTTTGCAACTTAAAAATTTAAATACGCAAGCTCGTTTAGATGCGCTTAATCTTCAACTCGATCCTCATTTTCTGTTTAACAACTTAAGCACTGTTAATGCATTGATAGAAGATAGTCCACACCTGGCTATAGAGTACGTTTCGCGTCTGTCTACCATATACCGGTATATTCTTTCGGCAAAAAGGCGAAGTATGGTGCCGTTGGAAGAGGAGCTGGCGTTTATACATCATTATCTTTTTCTTTATAAAATACGCTACGGAGATGCTATTCAGGTCTCTTTTGAAACGCACGCAGATGCCGAGTCGGTTGGTTTACCTCCGTTAACGTTACAACTTTTGATAGAAAATGCGATAAAACACAATACCTTTAGTCTTCTCGCGCCGCTGCACTTACGCGTATTATTTCCTGATCGCGAAAGTGTAGTAATCGAAAACAGCGTGAAAGCAAAATTGCACCCGGAAGGAGGGGAGAAGATGGGACTCAGCAATATCATGGAGCGATACCAACTGTTAAATCTCCCGGCGCCGCTGATCACGAATGATGGCATGTTGTTTCAGGTTAAATTAACACTATCCTACGAAATCAATCAACAGCACTAA